One stretch of Planococcus sp. PAMC 21323 DNA includes these proteins:
- the menB gene encoding 1,4-dihydroxy-2-naphthoyl-CoA synthase — MTREWITERTYEDIKYEIFNGIAKITINRPEVRNAFRPKTVHELIDAFSRARDNADVGVIVLTGEGEKAFCSGGDQSVRGHGGYVGEDEIPRLNVLDLQRLIRVIPKPVVAMVAGYAIGGGHVLHVVCDLTIAADNARFGQTGPRVGSFDAGYGSGYLARIIGHKKAREIWYLCRQYDAQEALDMGLVNTVVPLEQLEDETVQWCQEMLEMSPTALRFVKAAMNADTDGLAGLQQMAGDATLLYYTTDEAKEGRDAFKEKRKPDFGQFPRFP, encoded by the coding sequence ATGACACGCGAGTGGATTACAGAACGTACATATGAAGACATTAAATATGAAATTTTTAACGGCATTGCAAAAATTACGATTAACCGACCGGAAGTGCGCAACGCATTCCGACCGAAAACGGTTCACGAATTAATCGATGCATTTTCACGTGCACGTGATAACGCAGATGTAGGCGTTATTGTTTTAACTGGTGAAGGCGAAAAAGCTTTCTGTTCAGGTGGCGACCAATCTGTACGCGGACACGGTGGCTATGTTGGGGAAGATGAAATTCCACGTTTGAACGTATTAGATCTACAACGTTTAATCCGTGTTATTCCAAAACCAGTTGTCGCAATGGTAGCCGGTTATGCAATCGGCGGCGGACACGTCTTGCACGTTGTTTGTGATTTGACAATTGCAGCAGATAACGCACGCTTTGGTCAAACAGGACCACGTGTTGGTTCGTTTGACGCTGGATACGGTTCTGGTTATTTGGCTCGTATTATCGGTCATAAGAAAGCACGTGAAATTTGGTACCTATGCCGCCAGTACGATGCACAAGAAGCATTGGACATGGGCTTAGTCAATACAGTTGTCCCTCTTGAGCAATTAGAAGATGAGACGGTTCAATGGTGTCAGGAAATGCTTGAAATGAGCCCGACTGCACTTCGTTTTGTAAAAGCGGCGATGAATGCTGATACAGACGGTCTTGCTGGATTGCAGCAAATGGCTGGAGACGCAACATTATTGTATTACACAACGGACGAAGCAAAAGAAGGACGCGACGCGTTTAAAGAAAAACGCAAACCAGACTTTGGTCAATTCCCACGGTTCCCATGA
- a CDS encoding o-succinylbenzoate--CoA ligase, with translation MTYPNWLTQRSYLSGDRMALSFQHQQWTFSEINTIALAYAGKLSALGVKENSRVAVLAKSTPEFVFVLYGCMHLGCEMVMLNERLSSNELAYQIDDAEVAFIFVADVLKGKVDDSRVVLFSEIEDTKPVQFDPQQQWPKDRTLSIMYTSGTTGHPKGVRQTAENHFSSAVSSALNIGIAPEDVWLCAVPLFHISGFSILMRSLIYGMGVRLYEKFDAERSAEEICNGSVTHMSVVGVTLERILSSMEQASMLASDRFKAVLAGGGPIPVAYMKRAEKCRIPVLQTYGMTETSSQTTTLQVADAERKIGSAGKPLFLYEVKTEKQDEVGEILIRGPQVTPGYIGAFAKRNVQQDGWLHTGDIGYLDDEGFLFVVDRRSDLIVSGGENVYPAEIEKVLSGHPAVREVGVCGAPSEKWGEVPVAFAVLQQEATVEELLAYCREQLASYKVPKQLTIVESLPRNASNKLLRRELRAWL, from the coding sequence ATGACGTACCCGAATTGGTTGACTCAGCGAAGCTATTTGAGTGGCGATCGTATGGCATTGTCGTTTCAACATCAACAATGGACTTTTTCTGAAATAAATACAATTGCGCTGGCTTATGCAGGAAAACTGTCGGCGCTTGGCGTAAAAGAAAATTCACGTGTCGCGGTATTGGCTAAATCTACTCCAGAATTTGTTTTTGTCTTGTATGGCTGTATGCACCTAGGCTGTGAGATGGTCATGCTAAATGAACGTCTATCAAGCAATGAATTGGCTTATCAAATAGATGATGCGGAAGTAGCATTTATTTTCGTAGCTGATGTGCTGAAGGGAAAAGTAGACGATTCACGCGTCGTTTTATTTAGTGAAATAGAAGATACAAAACCAGTTCAATTTGACCCGCAGCAGCAATGGCCAAAAGATCGCACCCTTTCGATTATGTATACCTCAGGTACTACCGGGCATCCAAAAGGGGTTCGCCAAACAGCGGAAAATCATTTTTCAAGTGCCGTATCTTCTGCGCTCAATATTGGCATAGCCCCAGAAGATGTTTGGTTATGTGCTGTGCCTTTATTTCACATTAGTGGATTTTCGATCTTGATGAGGTCGTTGATATATGGCATGGGTGTGCGGTTATACGAGAAATTTGACGCAGAACGCAGCGCAGAAGAAATTTGCAACGGCAGCGTGACGCATATGTCAGTTGTTGGAGTGACGTTGGAACGTATTTTATCGAGTATGGAACAAGCTTCTATGCTAGCGTCTGATCGCTTTAAAGCAGTTCTTGCCGGAGGTGGACCAATTCCAGTTGCTTATATGAAACGTGCTGAAAAATGTAGAATTCCGGTGTTGCAAACATACGGTATGACGGAAACATCGTCACAAACAACAACCTTACAAGTGGCGGACGCAGAGCGGAAAATCGGATCTGCAGGCAAGCCATTATTTTTATATGAAGTCAAAACAGAAAAACAAGATGAAGTGGGCGAAATTCTCATTCGGGGTCCTCAAGTGACACCTGGCTATATTGGTGCTTTTGCCAAACGAAATGTACAACAAGATGGTTGGCTTCATACAGGAGATATCGGCTATTTAGATGACGAAGGATTTCTATTTGTGGTAGATCGCCGTTCAGATTTAATCGTTTCTGGTGGAGAAAATGTATATCCGGCTGAAATTGAAAAAGTCTTATCTGGTCATCCTGCTGTTCGAGAAGTTGGCGTTTGCGGGGCTCCGAGTGAAAAGTGGGGAGAAGTTCCAGTGGCATTTGCGGTATTGCAGCAAGAAGCAACAGTAGAAGAATTGCTTGCTTATTGCCGTGAACAGCTGGCGTCCTATAAAGTGCCAAAGCAATTGACGATTGTTGAGTCGTTGCCACGTAATGCTTCAAATAAGCTGTTGAGAAGAGAGCTGAGAGCATGGTTGTGA
- a CDS encoding DMT family transporter translates to MKPIIIGIIAAFFFAFTFVLNATMEASGGSWIWSASLRYLFMIPFLLLIVISRKNLKPLLQEMNKSKKAWLIWSFVGFGLFYAPLCFAAAYSPGWLIAGTWQITIIAGTLLAPLFLITIHTKEGAVQLRGKIPVKGLLISFIILAGVSLMQLENIAIVSSATLWLGFVPVLLAAFAYPLGNRKMMEVCDGRLDAYQRVLGMTLASLPFWFILSLYGLLTVGGPSASQSFQTLIVAISSGVIATVLFFKATDLVRGNMQKLGVVEATQSMEVLFALAGEILFLSIALPSGLSLIGIVIVMVGMVLHSQNSTKTKKRVMQLNA, encoded by the coding sequence GTGAAACCCATTATAATTGGTATCATTGCCGCATTTTTCTTCGCATTTACATTTGTATTAAATGCCACAATGGAAGCTAGTGGCGGTAGTTGGATTTGGAGTGCTTCTTTACGTTATCTTTTCATGATTCCTTTCTTACTATTAATCGTTATATCCAGAAAAAACTTAAAACCTTTATTACAAGAAATGAACAAAAGCAAAAAAGCATGGCTCATATGGAGCTTTGTAGGATTTGGATTATTTTATGCTCCTCTTTGTTTTGCAGCAGCTTATTCTCCTGGGTGGTTAATCGCAGGCACTTGGCAAATTACGATCATTGCAGGTACACTGCTTGCTCCCTTATTTCTCATCACTATACATACTAAAGAAGGAGCAGTTCAGCTAAGAGGTAAAATTCCAGTAAAAGGACTACTAATTTCTTTTATTATATTAGCGGGAGTTAGTCTCATGCAGTTAGAAAATATCGCGATCGTCTCTTCTGCCACATTGTGGCTTGGTTTCGTCCCTGTTCTTCTGGCAGCATTCGCTTACCCACTCGGTAACAGAAAGATGATGGAAGTTTGCGACGGTAGATTGGATGCCTATCAAAGAGTTTTAGGAATGACATTAGCAAGTCTTCCCTTCTGGTTTATATTGTCGCTATATGGATTACTTACAGTTGGCGGACCATCTGCTTCACAAAGCTTCCAAACCTTAATTGTTGCGATTAGTTCGGGCGTAATTGCCACAGTATTATTCTTCAAAGCTACAGATCTTGTTCGAGGAAACATGCAGAAGTTAGGTGTAGTTGAAGCAACTCAGTCAATGGAAGTTTTATTTGCTTTAGCTGGAGAAATTCTTTTCTTATCGATAGCGTTACCTTCAGGATTATCATTAATTGGGATTGTGATTGTGATGGTTGGAATGGTTCTTCATAGTCAAAATTCAACTAAAACGAAAAAAAGAGTCATGCAATTAAATGCATGA
- a CDS encoding 1,4-dihydroxy-2-naphthoate polyprenyltransferase — MTHSLQADSGWRVWWQLTRPHTLTASFAPVFLGTMIALQYSPIDWILFLSMLVASLLIQAATNMFNEYYDFARGLDNENSVGIGGAIVRNGVKPKTVLALAFVFYGIAAVIGIYICSQTSWWLLVVGAVSMAIGYFYTGGPYPIAYTPFGELFSGVVMGYLIVIIAFYIQTGMITLEASLLAIPSTLLVAAIMLANNIRDIVGDEESGRKTLAILVKRPTAVNILMAFFVLAYAWIIVLVIAGTLTPWTLLVFLSIIKPIKVVQIFKRHTAPLKVMPAMQDTGKTNTLFALLLGVGLLIEYLL, encoded by the coding sequence ATGACACATTCACTACAAGCAGATAGCGGATGGCGCGTATGGTGGCAATTAACACGTCCGCATACACTAACCGCTTCGTTCGCTCCCGTATTCCTTGGAACGATGATTGCTTTACAGTATTCCCCGATCGATTGGATTTTATTCCTATCTATGCTTGTTGCCAGTTTATTGATCCAAGCAGCGACCAATATGTTCAATGAATATTACGATTTTGCGAGAGGTCTAGACAATGAAAATTCTGTCGGGATTGGCGGTGCCATAGTTCGAAATGGAGTAAAACCAAAAACTGTTTTAGCTTTAGCATTCGTTTTTTATGGTATTGCTGCAGTTATCGGCATTTACATTTGTTCACAAACTAGCTGGTGGCTTTTAGTTGTAGGTGCAGTTTCTATGGCAATTGGCTACTTCTATACAGGTGGTCCTTACCCGATTGCTTATACGCCATTTGGCGAACTTTTTTCAGGCGTAGTCATGGGCTATTTAATTGTTATTATCGCCTTTTATATCCAAACCGGCATGATCACACTTGAAGCTTCTCTTTTAGCTATACCAAGTACGTTGTTAGTAGCAGCTATTATGCTAGCTAATAATATTCGTGATATCGTTGGAGATGAAGAAAGTGGGCGTAAAACACTTGCGATTTTAGTCAAAAGACCGACTGCTGTGAACATACTGATGGCATTTTTCGTTTTAGCCTATGCCTGGATTATAGTTCTTGTTATTGCAGGAACATTAACCCCATGGACTTTACTCGTTTTCCTTAGCATCATAAAACCGATTAAAGTGGTTCAAATTTTCAAACGTCATACAGCACCGTTAAAAGTTATGCCCGCCATGCAAGACACAGGAAAAACAAATACACTATTTGCTTTATTACTTGGTGTTGGTTTACTAATTGAATATCTTCTTTAA
- a CDS encoding isochorismate synthase encodes MNSESSSSTQQFATDQFEGYRFYTETIEVTHMSALAFFEAGGNDHTGKRMYWKNREKTFTLVGIGHAHVLSSNETNGRFENIKNDWKKLCSQIVNEERSVHPVLFGGFSFDPLNTKPSEWRRFPQAYFVVPTFQLILKGDQAFVSIHLITKKQDSFKEFDALRKERDKLLHAAQVSEVDKYDKPNVIERTELRKDEYLESIQRVTDIIKAKEVEKVVIARTVKLGFEKKLSPTSALYQVANEQPESFLFGLEAEEQFFFGATPERLVKVENEKALSTCLAGSTPRGKTIEKDTELGEILLQDPKNRAEHQYVVSMISDVFKATCSQTIVPKTPKLMKIRDIQHLYTPVEGVLNAGSTLFDLVELLHPTPALGGEPKIEALEMIRKHEAMNRGYYAAPIGWIDTQGDGEFAVAIRSALLDEEKAYLYAGGGIVADSTPESEYDETWVKFRPMLRALGGQLSDES; translated from the coding sequence GTGAATTCAGAATCGTCTTCATCGACCCAGCAATTTGCGACAGACCAGTTTGAAGGCTATCGCTTTTACACTGAAACAATCGAAGTTACACATATGTCTGCATTAGCATTTTTTGAAGCTGGCGGAAACGACCACACAGGAAAACGCATGTATTGGAAAAATCGTGAAAAGACCTTTACACTCGTTGGAATTGGACATGCTCATGTCCTTTCTTCCAATGAGACAAATGGAAGGTTTGAAAATATAAAAAACGACTGGAAAAAATTATGTAGCCAAATCGTCAATGAAGAACGATCGGTTCATCCGGTCCTATTCGGAGGATTTTCGTTTGACCCATTAAATACTAAGCCGAGTGAGTGGAGAAGATTCCCTCAGGCTTATTTTGTAGTGCCAACTTTTCAGTTGATCTTAAAAGGTGATCAAGCTTTTGTGAGTATTCACTTGATCACGAAAAAACAAGATAGTTTTAAAGAGTTTGACGCGTTACGAAAAGAGCGAGATAAATTACTTCATGCTGCACAGGTTTCTGAAGTAGATAAATACGATAAACCAAATGTGATTGAACGGACTGAATTAAGAAAAGATGAATACTTAGAATCGATTCAACGGGTCACAGATATTATTAAAGCAAAAGAAGTCGAGAAAGTTGTGATTGCCCGCACAGTGAAACTTGGGTTTGAAAAGAAACTTTCTCCAACATCTGCACTATACCAAGTAGCCAATGAACAACCGGAAAGTTTCTTATTCGGTTTAGAAGCAGAAGAGCAGTTTTTCTTTGGAGCAACTCCAGAACGGCTTGTTAAAGTAGAAAATGAAAAAGCATTATCGACGTGTTTAGCAGGTTCAACGCCTCGTGGGAAAACCATCGAGAAAGATACTGAACTTGGTGAAATTCTGCTGCAAGATCCCAAAAATCGTGCGGAACATCAATATGTGGTGAGTATGATTAGCGATGTTTTTAAAGCAACCTGCAGTCAAACCATCGTACCGAAAACACCGAAATTGATGAAAATTAGAGATATCCAGCATTTGTACACACCGGTCGAAGGAGTGTTAAATGCTGGATCTACATTGTTTGACTTGGTCGAACTACTTCATCCAACACCTGCACTTGGCGGCGAACCGAAAATAGAAGCCTTAGAAATGATTCGCAAGCACGAAGCGATGAACCGTGGCTATTATGCGGCTCCAATTGGATGGATTGATACACAAGGAGACGGCGAATTTGCGGTTGCTATTCGTTCAGCATTATTGGATGAAGAAAAAGCGTATTTATATGCAGGTGGCGGAATTGTTGCAGACTCGACGCCAGAATCAGAGTATGACGAGACATGGGTTAAGTTTAGACCGATGCTCCGAGCATTGGGAGGTCAATTGAGTGACGAATCGTAA
- a CDS encoding MOSC domain-containing protein — MMNSQEAIIKNFAIGLPEKMSYGNGQEMETAIRKKTVQEAFLTKDGFNGDGVADLKYHGGPDRAVCLYPYEHYALWNDQFETKLPPSAFGENLTVTNMLEREICIGDIFQIGEAIVQVTQGRVPCNTIDRRLEMKPLLKAMVKTGYTGYLCRVLEEGMVRADSVIRKVSKSPTQVSVLYANEINFHKPKDIDGIMKVLEADELADEWRQFLTKRLTKLTSGK, encoded by the coding sequence ATGATGAATTCACAAGAGGCGATCATCAAAAATTTTGCGATTGGCTTACCTGAGAAAATGTCTTACGGGAATGGCCAGGAAATGGAAACAGCTATCCGCAAAAAAACAGTGCAAGAAGCGTTTTTAACGAAAGACGGTTTTAATGGAGACGGTGTTGCTGATCTAAAGTATCACGGTGGACCTGACCGTGCCGTTTGTCTATATCCTTATGAACATTATGCTCTTTGGAACGATCAATTTGAAACAAAATTGCCACCATCCGCTTTCGGAGAAAACTTAACTGTGACAAATATGCTGGAGCGGGAAATTTGCATTGGCGATATTTTTCAAATAGGTGAAGCCATTGTTCAAGTGACACAAGGAAGAGTTCCTTGTAACACAATTGATAGACGACTCGAGATGAAGCCTTTGTTAAAGGCAATGGTGAAAACGGGTTACACCGGCTATCTTTGCCGAGTGTTAGAAGAAGGAATGGTTCGAGCTGATTCGGTCATTCGAAAGGTGTCAAAAAGTCCAACACAAGTGTCCGTTCTTTATGCGAATGAAATCAACTTCCACAAGCCTAAAGACATTGATGGGATTATGAAAGTGCTTGAAGCAGATGAGCTAGCAGATGAATGGCGCCAATTTTTGACAAAGCGATTGACTAAATTGACGTCAGGGAAGTAG
- the menH gene encoding 2-succinyl-6-hydroxy-2,4-cyclohexadiene-1-carboxylate synthase: MKLEVGGVVYYVEVRNPEKLKTLVFLHGFTGSTKTWHSVIENWTDVKVVLIDLIGHGESASPEELEAYSMERQLESLDALFNRLALDNFTLVGYSMGGRTALAYACHYPERLTELVLESASPGLESEQARKERQINDKHLAERIVTGGLINFVNAWENIALFASQKTLTEAVQKSVREERLAQNPLGLANSLLGMGTGAQQSYWQELECLNIPVLLVTGRLDLKFEAIAQKMMECLSNGVHKTIDAGHAIHVEKPVEFATIVREYLSLNYQGGKS; encoded by the coding sequence ATGAAGCTAGAAGTCGGCGGCGTTGTCTATTATGTTGAAGTAAGGAATCCAGAAAAACTGAAAACTTTGGTTTTTTTGCATGGTTTTACAGGGAGCACGAAAACGTGGCATTCGGTTATTGAAAACTGGACGGATGTAAAAGTTGTTTTAATCGATTTAATTGGTCACGGAGAGTCAGCTAGTCCAGAAGAGCTTGAAGCTTATTCGATGGAACGCCAGCTAGAAAGTTTAGATGCTTTGTTTAATCGATTAGCGTTGGACAACTTTACGCTTGTTGGTTATTCAATGGGCGGACGTACGGCACTCGCTTATGCTTGCCACTATCCAGAACGATTAACCGAGCTAGTGCTTGAAAGTGCATCGCCTGGACTTGAAAGTGAACAAGCAAGAAAAGAACGTCAAATCAATGATAAGCATCTTGCAGAGCGGATTGTGACAGGCGGACTAATTAATTTCGTTAATGCTTGGGAAAACATTGCGTTGTTTGCAAGTCAAAAAACATTGACTGAAGCAGTTCAAAAATCGGTACGTGAAGAACGGTTGGCGCAAAATCCACTAGGGCTTGCGAATAGTTTACTTGGTATGGGAACAGGTGCCCAACAGTCTTATTGGCAAGAGCTAGAGTGTTTGAATATACCGGTTTTATTGGTGACAGGACGGTTAGATCTAAAGTTTGAAGCAATTGCACAAAAAATGATGGAATGTTTGTCAAACGGTGTTCATAAAACAATTGATGCGGGTCATGCAATACATGTGGAAAAACCTGTTGAGTTTGCTACAATAGTAAGAGAGTATTTAAGTTTGAACTATCAAGGAGGAAAATCATGA
- the menC gene encoding o-succinylbenzoate synthase codes for MVVIIKEIGLKTVRRALKNPFISVLQQVNEREVIIVSVKGESGHIGYGEVVAFETPWYTEETITSCRFLLEQVLVPLLIHQTIYHPQQVWALFESVKGNRMAKAAVEMAVWDLFAKQQQEPLWKYVGGISQAISAGVVVAADPSQIHDRVAQANNAGYKRIKIKIHPDTNPSMLKSIVTNYPALLFFADANGSFSENNFERLKEFDDVGFTLIEQPFGEREWSLHARAKRELTTPLCLDESISSVEDVQQMIDMKAGDIVVLKMSRLGGWTETLKVVELCRKHSIGMWVGGMIEFGVSKAHNLALASLAGIDYPGDFSASTHFWEKDIIQPEVIVENGEIQLSNQLGIGYSVNCTE; via the coding sequence ATGGTTGTGATAATTAAAGAGATTGGCTTAAAGACAGTGAGAAGAGCGCTTAAAAACCCGTTTATATCAGTTTTACAACAAGTCAACGAGCGTGAAGTAATTATTGTGAGTGTGAAAGGTGAATCGGGGCATATTGGGTACGGGGAAGTTGTAGCTTTTGAAACGCCTTGGTATACAGAAGAAACCATTACGAGTTGTCGTTTTTTGCTAGAGCAAGTATTGGTGCCGCTGCTAATACATCAAACCATTTATCATCCACAACAAGTTTGGGCGCTGTTCGAATCTGTAAAAGGCAACCGAATGGCAAAAGCAGCAGTTGAAATGGCTGTATGGGACTTGTTTGCAAAACAACAACAGGAGCCGCTATGGAAGTATGTCGGAGGCATTTCGCAAGCAATTTCTGCTGGCGTTGTCGTTGCAGCAGATCCGTCTCAAATTCATGACCGAGTGGCACAGGCAAACAACGCAGGCTATAAACGAATCAAAATCAAAATTCATCCGGATACAAATCCATCTATGTTAAAGTCCATTGTTACGAACTATCCAGCGTTATTATTTTTCGCAGATGCCAATGGCAGTTTCAGCGAAAATAATTTTGAGCGCTTGAAAGAATTTGATGATGTGGGATTTACTCTTATTGAACAGCCTTTCGGAGAACGAGAGTGGAGTTTGCACGCGCGAGCAAAAAGAGAGCTCACGACACCACTTTGTTTAGACGAAAGCATTTCTAGTGTAGAAGATGTTCAACAAATGATCGACATGAAAGCCGGAGATATCGTCGTTTTAAAAATGAGTCGCCTTGGTGGTTGGACTGAAACCTTGAAAGTGGTGGAATTGTGCCGCAAACATTCAATTGGCATGTGGGTTGGGGGCATGATTGAGTTTGGTGTATCAAAAGCACATAATTTGGCGCTGGCGTCTTTGGCAGGTATCGATTACCCAGGTGATTTTTCAGCCTCTACTCATTTTTGGGAAAAAGATATAATCCAACCGGAAGTCATTGTTGAAAATGGAGAAATCCAGTTAAGTAATCAACTAGGTATTGGCTATTCGGTAAATTGTACAGAATAA
- the menD gene encoding 2-succinyl-5-enolpyruvyl-6-hydroxy-3-cyclohexene-1-carboxylic-acid synthase, giving the protein MTNRKALTEYVSAFTHSLVEQGVKDVVISPGSRSTPLAYACMKQGDLITYRQIDERSAAYFALGLAKASGRPVMLLCTSGTAAANYFPAVVEAYYARVPLLVVTADRPHELREVGAPQAINQIHLFGAHVKWATDMPMPEPENQLGFLTRHLHRSVQHAMTKPRGPVHINVPFREPLRIDFEQTYESQQEISHFGGELSLSVESRLFLQQLLKKEKGLLIVGEQTLKMPDEFWAFIEKLDWPVLADPLSNIRANVPQSAKSLIIDSYDALLKSEKFKDAVKPDVVIRVGPQPVSKPLSLYLAAVKPETYVVFDESPMLRDPQSVATHHIQAAEKGLWNLPLESKSTNAYREKWAQASELYWQVVEQHCQTELDEGVLAKVLFDRLDQSDLIVGSSMPIRDVDTYFQTTERDIMLYANRGANGIDGVVSTAFGVQAARQRPAYLYIGDLSFLHDMNGLIASKMQETDLTIVIMNNDGGGIFSYLPQSQEERYFEELFGTPTGLTFSDAAKMYDAQYLSAETVAQFAAALDEPKTNLVKIIEVFTDRENNVTTHRKLWSRFDEELAKG; this is encoded by the coding sequence GTGACGAATCGTAAAGCATTAACCGAATATGTCTCAGCTTTTACGCATTCATTAGTCGAGCAAGGGGTTAAAGACGTTGTTATTAGTCCTGGATCTCGTTCGACACCACTTGCTTATGCTTGTATGAAACAAGGAGATTTAATAACTTACCGCCAAATTGATGAGCGCTCAGCCGCTTATTTTGCGCTAGGCTTAGCTAAAGCCTCTGGTAGACCTGTTATGTTATTATGCACGTCGGGAACAGCAGCGGCTAATTATTTTCCAGCTGTTGTTGAAGCATATTATGCACGTGTGCCTTTACTTGTTGTTACAGCAGATCGTCCACACGAACTGCGAGAAGTTGGTGCTCCACAAGCAATCAACCAAATTCATTTATTCGGTGCGCATGTTAAATGGGCTACGGATATGCCGATGCCAGAACCGGAAAATCAATTGGGGTTTTTAACACGGCATTTGCATCGTAGTGTTCAACATGCAATGACTAAACCCCGAGGACCGGTGCATATAAACGTACCGTTTCGTGAACCATTGCGTATAGATTTCGAGCAAACTTACGAAAGTCAGCAGGAAATTTCTCATTTTGGAGGAGAACTGTCTTTAAGTGTGGAAAGCCGCCTGTTTTTACAACAATTGCTAAAAAAAGAAAAAGGTTTGTTGATCGTTGGCGAACAAACACTAAAGATGCCGGATGAGTTTTGGGCGTTTATTGAGAAACTGGATTGGCCGGTGTTGGCGGATCCATTATCCAATATCCGTGCAAATGTACCACAATCGGCAAAATCGTTAATTATTGATTCCTACGATGCGTTGCTTAAAAGTGAGAAGTTTAAAGACGCGGTCAAGCCGGATGTAGTAATTCGTGTCGGACCGCAACCGGTTTCAAAACCTTTGAGCTTGTATTTAGCCGCAGTAAAACCAGAAACCTATGTAGTGTTTGATGAAAGTCCGATGTTACGTGATCCGCAATCTGTTGCGACACATCACATTCAAGCAGCTGAAAAAGGCTTATGGAATTTGCCGCTAGAAAGTAAATCAACGAATGCATATCGTGAAAAATGGGCGCAAGCATCCGAATTATACTGGCAAGTTGTTGAGCAGCATTGCCAGACGGAATTAGATGAAGGTGTATTAGCAAAAGTACTTTTCGATCGATTAGATCAAAGCGATTTAATTGTGGGGAGCAGTATGCCAATCCGTGATGTCGATACGTATTTCCAAACAACTGAGCGGGATATTATGCTTTATGCGAACCGCGGAGCGAATGGTATTGATGGAGTGGTTTCAACGGCATTTGGTGTACAAGCAGCAAGACAGCGTCCAGCTTATTTGTATATTGGCGATTTGTCGTTTTTGCATGATATGAACGGCTTGATTGCATCAAAAATGCAAGAGACGGATTTAACGATTGTGATAATGAATAACGATGGCGGTGGTATTTTCTCATATTTGCCACAGTCTCAAGAAGAACGTTATTTTGAAGAGTTATTTGGTACACCGACTGGATTGACGTTTAGCGATGCAGCGAAGATGTATGATGCACAATATTTATCTGCTGAAACAGTTGCCCAATTTGCTGCTGCGCTAGACGAGCCAAAAACAAATTTAGTGAAGATTATTGAAGTGTTCACTGATCGTGAAAACAATGTTACGACGCATCGTAAATTATGGAGCCGTTTTGACGAGGAGCTGGCTAAAGGATGA